In a genomic window of Acidobacteriota bacterium:
- the moaA gene encoding GTP 3',8-cyclase MoaA produces MFQPTNGQPVHDTFPPNLCDSFGRVIRNVRMSVTDRCNFRCVYCMPPTGLSWVDKPELLTFEELHRLAEIFVELGVTRIRLTGGEPLLRQGLPVLISQLAGISGVSDLALTTNGFLLGDSLPDLIDAGLSRVTMSLDSLNPTTFWAMTRKAALPKVLETIDQVQQSRLSPLKINCVVMRDVNDHEILDFVSFARETGVAVRFIEYMPLNGPNQWRPEVMVSGDEILERIQQQFQLRPVFPASPSETALRFRFADGSTGEIGIIASVTRPFCNACSRIRLTADGKLKTCLFAHQEYDLRGPLRAGASRSALKDLICNAVFHKGPGHTINSPEFLAPTRTMSEIGG; encoded by the coding sequence ATGTTTCAACCGACGAATGGCCAGCCAGTCCACGATACATTCCCGCCAAATCTGTGTGATTCATTTGGCCGGGTGATTCGTAATGTGCGGATGTCGGTGACGGACCGGTGCAACTTTCGGTGTGTGTATTGTATGCCGCCAACAGGGTTGTCCTGGGTTGACAAGCCGGAACTCTTGACGTTTGAAGAGCTTCACCGGCTGGCTGAGATTTTTGTTGAACTGGGAGTGACGCGAATCAGACTCACAGGAGGCGAACCACTCCTCCGCCAGGGATTACCGGTTCTGATCAGCCAACTGGCTGGAATTTCAGGTGTTTCGGATCTGGCGCTCACCACCAATGGATTTTTACTCGGAGACTCCTTACCTGACCTCATTGATGCCGGACTGAGCCGGGTGACGATGAGTCTGGACTCGTTGAATCCAACAACCTTCTGGGCCATGACCCGAAAAGCGGCTTTGCCAAAAGTGCTTGAAACCATTGACCAGGTCCAGCAATCCAGGTTGTCCCCACTGAAAATCAATTGTGTCGTGATGCGAGACGTCAATGACCACGAAATCCTTGATTTTGTGAGCTTTGCCCGTGAAACCGGAGTCGCTGTCCGATTTATCGAATATATGCCGCTCAATGGACCAAACCAGTGGCGGCCCGAAGTGATGGTTTCAGGCGACGAAATCCTGGAGCGCATTCAACAACAATTTCAATTGAGACCAGTGTTTCCGGCCAGCCCAAGTGAAACCGCGCTTCGGTTTCGGTTTGCCGATGGAAGCACGGGTGAAATCGGAATCATTGCCTCGGTCACCCGTCCGTTTTGTAATGCGTGCAGCCGGATTCGACTCACGGCGGATGGAAAACTCAAAACCTGCCTGTTTGCCCATCAGGAATACGACCTGCGTGGACCGCTCCGAGCTGGAGCATCGCGAAGTGCGTTAAAAGACCTCATTTGTAATGCAGTCTTTCACAAAGGACCTGGCCACACGATCAACTCACCGGAATTTCTGGCCCCAACCCGGACAATGTCCGAAATTGGCGGGTAA
- a CDS encoding ferritin-like domain-containing protein: MNFKHMTRFNADKFDEQSVLAAAAAQYPEVLREMINRMRVTKESEAQLLLIMQAEKLLPKYAARLRQHTEDEARHTQMLEVLLIEIGGMPKPVDGETFMTEFWCLTGHSAQHLPSLIELLAGLLQIEKRALEMFNLLVKALPNHQVVRPVLEVIRRDEEKHLRWVEDHLTYLASLGPEHSREVELNRRRYELIDQAAFIAMTGSRIDRLKAVLEVADTFTGEVRTQYMLEQVPRVLKGTETIRRRFMALKMMVAMQHQYHDVPLVPAKVSE; this comes from the coding sequence ATGAACTTCAAGCATATGACACGATTTAATGCCGACAAATTTGACGAGCAAAGCGTTTTAGCAGCAGCAGCAGCTCAATATCCGGAAGTGCTGCGGGAAATGATCAATCGGATGCGGGTTACCAAAGAAAGTGAAGCTCAGTTGCTGCTTATTATGCAAGCAGAAAAACTCTTACCCAAATATGCGGCCCGACTTCGGCAGCACACCGAAGACGAGGCACGCCACACACAAATGCTCGAAGTGTTACTGATCGAAATTGGCGGCATGCCAAAACCGGTTGATGGCGAAACGTTTATGACAGAGTTTTGGTGTTTAACCGGGCATTCGGCCCAGCATCTGCCGAGCCTCATTGAATTGCTGGCTGGGTTGCTTCAGATCGAAAAACGGGCACTTGAAATGTTCAACCTGTTGGTAAAGGCATTACCCAACCATCAGGTCGTCCGCCCGGTGCTGGAAGTCATTCGCCGGGATGAAGAAAAACACCTGCGCTGGGTTGAAGATCACTTAACCTATCTGGCTTCACTTGGTCCAGAACATAGCCGTGAAGTCGAGCTCAACCGCCGCCGTTATGAACTCATTGACCAGGCTGCCTTTATAGCGATGACAGGCAGCCGAATTGATCGGTTGAAGGCTGTGCTGGAAGTAGCGGATACCTTCACGGGTGAAGTTCGAACGCAGTATATGCTGGAGCAGGTGCCACGTGTGCTCAAGGGAACTGAAACTATCCGCCGACGGTTTATGGCGCTCAAGATGATGGTGGCCATGCAGCACCAATATCACGACGTACCGCTGGTTCCGGCCAAAGTTTCAGAGTGA
- a CDS encoding molecular chaperone TorD family protein, which translates to MSNPKRSLDPKLVQLFQESSDWRLLSLLFDCPRRHWQREITKLSAQTNDLDLKEAATAALQEASEGFYHSIFGPGGPVPAREISYVAMVQPGYLLSELACYYAAFGYQPASREAPDHIAIEAGFLSYLRLKEAFALAANDTESAQITSETAAHFVTDHLSVFAGQFSQSLITSEVPYLAKAGQSFLRRLGPPKTLPMYPGPPHQTFDQEAECGFDCGEL; encoded by the coding sequence ATGAGTAATCCGAAACGTTCCCTTGATCCAAAACTGGTGCAGCTCTTCCAGGAATCATCTGACTGGCGGCTCCTGAGCCTGCTGTTTGACTGCCCGCGCCGCCACTGGCAACGTGAAATCACCAAACTTTCGGCTCAAACAAATGACCTCGACCTGAAAGAGGCAGCCACCGCCGCGCTTCAGGAAGCCTCCGAAGGGTTTTACCATTCAATTTTTGGTCCTGGAGGACCGGTTCCAGCCCGTGAAATCAGTTATGTTGCCATGGTGCAGCCAGGATACCTGCTTTCGGAACTGGCCTGTTATTACGCCGCCTTTGGATATCAACCTGCTTCGCGCGAAGCCCCGGATCATATTGCGATTGAAGCTGGCTTTCTCAGTTACCTGCGACTGAAAGAAGCCTTTGCCCTGGCCGCAAACGACACCGAATCAGCCCAGATTACATCTGAAACGGCAGCGCATTTTGTCACTGATCACTTGTCTGTGTTCGCCGGGCAATTTTCGCAATCCCTCATCACTTCGGAAGTCCCCTATCTGGCCAAAGCCGGACAATCATTTCTGCGGCGTCTTGGCCCACCCAAGACGCTTCCGATGTACCCTGGCCCGCCTCATCAAACTTTTGACCAGGAAGCGGAATGCGGATTTGACTGCGGGGAACTCTGA
- a CDS encoding PKD domain-containing protein, with translation MRLNVDGLNDLVILRAGDPQPAVALTAPVHTFVINTADASSSSGDINPGDGICRDFNGNCSLGAAIGEANASPGADLITFNIAPGGPQTIRFDSLFGAILNPVFDFTESATLDATTQPGFAGTPIISFTGSLARLGCLQFSGSVVIRGIAQSGNQSYDPINGRGGNGFEIFSDNNIIEGNFIQSNQGAGILVTGSNNLVGGTTAASRNVISGNGFGSLSGFGFFAGVRSQNGNSNQIQGNSIGTDLAGMASLPNFGGGIYIPSGHNNGVGGALPGAGNRIAFNYGHGVEIGHPVITPSPSNILVSRNAIYSNTLFGINLVKIDDDGSTENDLKNDGLTENDLGDADTGANGLQNFPTITSVASSGGSTTIQGTLNSRPNTTYQLEFFANDAVTSFQYEGQELIGTTSVTTDGTGNATFTSTVPVAVSSTRFISATATDPTGNTSEFSFALQVNTAGNSQPPVIAVIYFNPPKALAPANVAFYGGLLSTDLDGTIVSYAWNFGDNTTGSGSIVSHTYPTAGNYPVTLTVTDNAGNTASTSVVAIVLASTTPPPDPNIIPAPSNLTATATSRRVTVRWQDNSTNETNFVVERAPKSSGRFIQTTSLAVNTTTFSQTLAPGTYLYRVRAYNRTTKKYSAYSNTAEVRVG, from the coding sequence ATGCGGCTCAACGTAGATGGATTGAACGATCTGGTGATTCTCCGCGCCGGAGACCCCCAGCCAGCCGTTGCTTTAACCGCACCGGTTCACACCTTTGTCATCAACACCGCCGATGCGTCATCAAGTTCTGGGGATATCAATCCTGGGGATGGAATCTGTCGGGATTTTAATGGGAACTGTTCCCTGGGTGCGGCAATCGGCGAAGCTAATGCCAGTCCCGGCGCCGATTTGATCACCTTCAATATTGCACCCGGCGGGCCTCAAACCATCCGGTTTGATTCTCTCTTCGGGGCTATTTTGAATCCAGTTTTCGACTTTACCGAATCCGCCACGCTTGATGCCACCACCCAACCCGGATTTGCTGGAACACCGATTATTTCGTTTACCGGCTCTCTGGCACGGTTAGGGTGTTTACAATTCTCGGGGAGTGTTGTGATTCGTGGAATCGCCCAGAGTGGGAATCAATCCTATGACCCTATCAATGGCCGAGGTGGTAATGGTTTTGAGATTTTCAGTGACAACAACATTATCGAAGGTAATTTCATTCAATCTAACCAGGGAGCCGGAATCCTGGTTACAGGCTCAAATAATTTAGTCGGCGGAACGACTGCGGCTTCAAGAAATGTTATTTCCGGGAACGGGTTTGGGAGTCTTTCTGGGTTTGGTTTTTTTGCGGGGGTGAGGTCCCAAAATGGGAATAGCAACCAGATTCAGGGAAATTCAATTGGAACCGATCTCGCTGGAATGGCTAGCCTTCCCAACTTTGGTGGCGGTATCTACATTCCATCCGGCCACAACAACGGTGTCGGCGGCGCTCTGCCAGGAGCCGGAAATCGGATTGCTTTCAACTATGGGCATGGAGTCGAAATTGGACATCCTGTGATTACTCCCAGTCCCTCCAACATCCTGGTTTCACGAAATGCGATTTATTCAAACACCCTGTTTGGAATCAACCTGGTCAAAATTGATGATGACGGATCGACAGAGAATGATCTGAAAAATGACGGATTGACGGAGAATGATCTGGGAGATGCCGACACAGGTGCAAATGGGTTGCAAAACTTCCCAACCATTACCAGTGTTGCTTCAAGTGGTGGTTCAACCACCATTCAGGGAACACTCAACAGTCGCCCCAACACCACCTACCAGCTTGAGTTTTTCGCCAACGACGCTGTCACTTCGTTTCAATATGAAGGGCAGGAATTGATTGGTACAACCTCGGTTACAACTGATGGGACGGGGAATGCCACTTTTACATCTACCGTTCCGGTTGCTGTTTCCTCAACCAGGTTCATTTCGGCCACTGCAACTGACCCTACTGGCAACACCTCTGAATTTTCATTTGCCCTGCAGGTCAACACGGCTGGAAATTCACAACCTCCTGTGATTGCCGTGATTTACTTTAACCCGCCAAAAGCACTAGCCCCGGCGAATGTAGCCTTTTATGGTGGGTTACTTTCGACTGACCTGGATGGGACGATTGTTTCCTACGCCTGGAACTTTGGCGATAACACAACTGGTTCGGGTAGCATCGTTTCACATACCTATCCAACTGCCGGGAATTATCCGGTTACGCTCACGGTCACGGATAACGCTGGAAATACGGCTTCGACCTCAGTGGTGGCTATAGTTCTGGCATCAACCACACCGCCGCCGGATCCAAATATCATTCCGGCACCTTCGAATCTAACGGCTACTGCCACTTCCCGTCGGGTTACGGTTCGATGGCAGGATAATTCAACCAACGAAACCAATTTTGTGGTCGAGCGTGCGCCAAAGAGTTCTGGCCGATTTATCCAGACGACTTCACTGGCGGTCAATACCACAACCTTTAGCCAAACCCTGGCACCTGGCACCTATTTGTATCGGGTACGGGCCTACAATCGAACCACCAAAAAGTATTCGGCTTATTCAAACACCGCTGAAGTTAGGGTGGGATAG
- a CDS encoding dehydrogenase, giving the protein MARVYNWQLGREMSYWYPEDRPEKQFAAVFDINKCIACQTCTLACKTTWTSGKGQEYMLWNNVESKPYGFYPLSWDLKLLNMLEGQKWNGSVYEGQTIFESAPAGERVMGWRPEEFDYAYPNVGEDDCAGHIENGASLAVPHLTWFFYLARICNHCTYPGCLASCPRGSIYKRQEDGIVLVDQNRCRGYQECVRGCPYKKVFFNPMTGTSEKCIGCFPKIETGLQPQCFVNCIGKIRLAGWISKPEEAKADNPIDYLVHIKKVALPLFPQFGLEPNIYYIPPLHAPTSFLTQMFGPGAIEALQTYRNAPQDLDMAGLLGLFGSTESIVPKWRRDGDWVIGMSEAGAEVVRVPLREPIHVRPAFDKLYQIGRLNCP; this is encoded by the coding sequence ATGGCACGCGTCTATAACTGGCAGCTCGGACGGGAAATGTCCTACTGGTATCCGGAAGACCGACCGGAAAAACAATTTGCCGCCGTCTTTGACATCAACAAATGTATTGCCTGCCAGACCTGTACGCTGGCCTGCAAAACCACCTGGACCTCCGGCAAGGGGCAGGAATACATGCTCTGGAACAACGTCGAGAGTAAACCATACGGGTTTTATCCACTTTCGTGGGATCTCAAGTTGCTCAATATGCTGGAAGGGCAAAAATGGAATGGCTCGGTTTATGAAGGCCAGACCATTTTTGAATCGGCACCGGCTGGCGAGCGCGTCATGGGCTGGCGTCCCGAAGAGTTTGACTATGCCTATCCCAATGTCGGTGAAGATGATTGTGCCGGCCACATCGAAAACGGCGCCAGTCTGGCCGTTCCGCACCTGACCTGGTTTTTCTATCTGGCCCGCATCTGCAACCACTGCACCTATCCGGGATGTCTGGCCTCCTGTCCACGCGGGTCAATTTATAAACGGCAGGAAGACGGCATTGTCCTGGTTGATCAAAATCGCTGTCGCGGATATCAGGAATGTGTCAGGGGTTGTCCCTACAAGAAAGTCTTTTTCAACCCGATGACCGGGACTTCGGAAAAGTGCATTGGGTGTTTTCCAAAGATTGAAACTGGCCTGCAACCCCAGTGTTTTGTGAACTGCATTGGGAAAATCCGACTGGCCGGGTGGATCTCCAAACCTGAAGAAGCCAAAGCGGATAACCCGATTGACTATCTGGTTCACATCAAAAAAGTGGCGCTTCCGCTCTTTCCACAATTCGGCCTGGAGCCAAACATTTATTACATTCCACCGCTGCACGCGCCGACGTCTTTCCTGACCCAGATGTTTGGACCGGGTGCGATTGAGGCACTTCAGACGTATCGAAATGCGCCACAGGATCTGGATATGGCGGGATTACTGGGTCTGTTTGGTTCAACCGAATCAATTGTCCCGAAATGGCGACGGGATGGCGACTGGGTGATTGGCATGAGCGAAGCTGGCGCAGAAGTTGTCCGGGTGCCGCTCAGAGAACCCATTCACGTCCGACCCGCCTTTGACAAGCTCTATCAAATCGGGCGGTTGAATTGTCCATGA
- a CDS encoding Rrf2 family transcriptional regulator: MILSKATGYGIRALVYLAQQTQGRPCGLREIADAEVIPSVYLRKILGELRRHRILKSSKGIHGGYELFRTPEQITLWEVFQILDPNPEFVECPYCQSTSLHNGQCPLHEDWNRIRAEFFELLKNKTIAQMKKGDQETRLKAEL, encoded by the coding sequence ATGATTCTCTCAAAAGCCACCGGATATGGAATCAGAGCGTTGGTTTATCTGGCCCAGCAAACCCAGGGACGGCCATGCGGTTTGCGTGAAATCGCCGACGCCGAGGTCATTCCGTCAGTCTATCTTCGAAAGATTTTGGGCGAGCTTCGCCGCCATCGAATTCTCAAATCAAGCAAAGGCATCCACGGCGGGTACGAACTGTTTCGCACCCCCGAACAAATCACGCTCTGGGAAGTGTTTCAAATCCTCGACCCGAACCCGGAATTTGTTGAATGTCCTTATTGCCAGAGTACCAGTCTTCACAACGGGCAATGTCCATTGCACGAAGACTGGAACCGGATTCGAGCTGAGTTTTTCGAACTCTTGAAGAACAAAACTATTGCCCAGATGAAAAAGGGTGATCAAGAAACCCGCCTGAAGGCGGAACTCTGA